One genomic region from Biomphalaria glabrata chromosome 7, xgBioGlab47.1, whole genome shotgun sequence encodes:
- the LOC106062543 gene encoding FMRFamide receptor-like, with translation MEEHIVENASLLWTENMAASNFVQSAASNSSYNQDMVFVWYYVNGIGGVLISVLGVAGNVTAALVLMMPVMRNSTSILLVAMAIFDSVFLVLHCLVQSLTLIFFYNDVGGGYLVVREFLFKYCNALVHISHTGTIYMAVLVTVERAMAVLLPLKAKHICTRGRAWLASLAVAVWSVLYNVPKYLEFETDDQLPVTLFSVRKSNFGNSYFFNHIYVVYFNGAVHFIIPVGLIAVLNFKMVHTVCSRGKRMARQSSVRSNMQSKLTIMIVILTAIFCSCQLLAAVPLVLFPDENIGRTEGEDTECRLTCTVVRSVGETGTLLNSATNFIVYSIFGHKFRRCLRQMCCYCCRMVQRERFFKSSGRGSPLRFSSSMTRLQHMDGSFRVPIRNSRRKVGSVHHYRATENGSDETRLSNTSDHSSNV, from the coding sequence ATGGAAGAACACATTGTAGAAAACGCTAGTCTACTTTGGACAGAGAACATGGCGGCGTCCAACTTCGTCCAGAGTGCGGCCTCCAACAGTAGCTATAACCAGGACATGGTCTTCGTTTGGTACTACGTCAATGGGATCGGGGGTGTGCTCATTTCTGTGCTCGGTGTCGCGGGGAATGTCACCGCTGCTTTAGTTCTGATGATGCCAGTGATGAGAAACTCTACCAGCATACTCTTGGTGGCTATGGCCATATTCGACAGCGTCTTCCTGGTCCTGCACTGCCTAGTCCAGAGCCTGACCTTGATCTTCTTCTACAACGACGTCGGCGGCGGCTACTTGGTGGTTAGAGAGTTCCTGTTTAAGTACTGCAATGCATTGGTGCACATTTCCCACACGGGGACCATCTACATGGCAGTGCTTGTTACCGTGGAGAGAGCCATGGCTGTGTTACTTCCGCTCAAAGCTAAACATATCTGCACCAGGGGGCGGGCCTGGCTCGCTTCGCTAGCTGTAGCCGTTTGGTCAGTCCTTTACAACGTGCCCAAGTATTTAGAGTTCGAAACGGACGACCAGTTGCCCGTGACTCTCTTCAGCGTCAGGAAATCAAACTTCGGTAACAGTTACTTCTTCAACCACATCTACGTGGTCTACTTTAACGGCGCTGTCCACTTCATTATTCCAGTAGGGCTCATTGCCGTGCTCAACTTCAAGATGGTACACACCGTATGCTCGAGGGGCAAGCGGATGGCGCGGCAGTCCAGCGTCCGGAGCAACATGCAGTCCAAGCTGACCATCATGATCGTCATACTCACCGCCATCTTCTGCTCGTGCCAGCTGCTGGCCGCGGTGCCGCTGGTCTTGTTCCCGGACGAGAACATCGGCCGGACAGAAGGAGAGGATACGGAGTGTCGCCTGACCTGCACGGTGGTCAGGTCGGTGGGGGAGACGGGGACGCTGCTCAACTCGGCCACCAACTTCATCGTGTACAGCATCTTCGGGCACAAGTTCCGACGGTGCCTCAGACAGATGTGCTGCTACTGCTGCAGGATGGTCCAAAGAGAAAGGTTCTTCAAATCTTCCGGCAGGGGGTCGCCTCTCCGCTTTTCCAGCAGCATGACCAGGCTGCAGCACATGGATGGCTCTTTCAGAGTGCCCATCAGGAACAGTCGACGGAAAGTGGGCAGCGTCCATCACTACAGAGCAACTGAAAACGGTAGTGATGAGACCAGACTTTCGAATACATCAGATCACAGTAGCAACGTTTAG